In Paraburkholderia sprentiae WSM5005, a genomic segment contains:
- the fabI gene encoding enoyl-ACP reductase FabI: MPVEQSRLILEGAKALVTGVANEASIAYGCAKAFHELGASVALTYANDKAMPHVEPIAKALDAEIFMPLDVTGEDQMEAVFDRIEKTWGRLDILVHAIAWAPKADLHGGLLRSSREGFLSAMDISCHSFVRMARLAAPLMKDGGTMLTMSYYGANKVVPNYNLMGPVKAALEACARYLAFELGPNGIRVHAISPGPLKTRAASGLKDFELLLNEAVQRAPIGELADIMDVGYSCAFLATPYARRLSGSTLYIDGGLNIVA; encoded by the coding sequence GTCGAGCAATCGCGTTTGATTCTGGAAGGAGCAAAGGCTCTCGTGACCGGCGTCGCCAACGAAGCTTCGATTGCCTATGGTTGCGCGAAGGCGTTTCACGAACTCGGCGCAAGCGTTGCGCTCACCTATGCGAACGACAAGGCGATGCCGCATGTGGAACCGATTGCGAAAGCACTCGATGCCGAGATCTTCATGCCGCTCGACGTAACGGGCGAGGACCAGATGGAGGCCGTGTTCGATCGGATCGAAAAGACGTGGGGGCGTCTCGATATTCTCGTTCACGCGATTGCCTGGGCGCCGAAAGCGGATTTGCATGGCGGACTGCTGCGATCGTCGCGCGAAGGCTTCCTGAGCGCGATGGACATCTCCTGTCATTCGTTCGTGCGGATGGCGCGCCTTGCCGCGCCGCTGATGAAAGACGGCGGCACCATGCTGACGATGAGCTACTACGGCGCGAACAAGGTCGTGCCGAACTACAACCTGATGGGCCCCGTCAAGGCGGCGCTCGAGGCCTGCGCGCGCTATCTCGCGTTCGAACTGGGGCCGAACGGCATCCGCGTGCACGCGATATCTCCCGGGCCGCTGAAGACCCGCGCCGCTTCGGGCTTGAAGGATTTCGAGCTGCTGCTCAACGAAGCGGTGCAGCGCGCGCCGATCGGCGAACTGGCCGACATCATGGACGTCGGTTATAGCTGCGCGTTTCTGGCCACGCCGTATGCGCGGCGGCTTTCCGGTTCCACGTTGTATATCGACGGCGGACTGAACATCGTGGCATAG
- a CDS encoding glycine zipper family protein — translation MNRSTKYLIVAALTASLSLEGMAQSRPIAYPAKGQSQQKQQQDEGACYSWARSNTGVDPTAVANAPPPPSGPAVGGGERVQGAARGAAGGAVIGAIAGDAGKGAAIGAATGTMVGGSRARQNRRAAAAQSQAQTQGSMDTFNRAFAACMSGRGYTVQ, via the coding sequence GTGAATAGATCGACGAAATACTTGATTGTCGCCGCGTTGACTGCATCGCTGTCGTTGGAAGGCATGGCGCAATCGCGGCCGATTGCCTATCCGGCCAAAGGGCAAAGCCAGCAGAAACAGCAGCAGGACGAAGGCGCATGCTATTCGTGGGCGCGCAGTAATACCGGCGTCGATCCGACCGCGGTCGCCAATGCCCCGCCCCCGCCTTCCGGACCCGCGGTGGGAGGTGGCGAGCGGGTGCAGGGCGCCGCGCGCGGCGCGGCTGGCGGCGCGGTTATCGGCGCGATTGCGGGCGATGCCGGCAAGGGCGCGGCGATCGGCGCCGCGACCGGCACGATGGTCGGCGGATCGCGCGCGCGGCAGAACCGGCGCGCGGCCGCGGCACAGTCGCAGGCGCAAACGCAAGGCTCGATGGACACGTTCAATCGCGCTTTCGCCGCATGCATGTCCGGGCGGGGTTACACGGTCCAATGA
- a CDS encoding RNA recognition motif domain-containing protein gives MAELFLGNLDESVSDEEIGEFLIRYGFPRFSAIQRVPGTGSRPGAVVVFDAVSRDGLRLLQNRVHNLFWKNHTITAQLLPERDES, from the coding sequence ATGGCTGAACTGTTTCTCGGCAACCTCGACGAAAGCGTCTCGGACGAAGAGATCGGCGAGTTCCTGATCCGCTACGGGTTCCCGCGCTTCAGCGCGATTCAGCGGGTGCCCGGCACGGGTTCGCGGCCCGGCGCGGTGGTCGTGTTCGACGCCGTGAGCAGGGACGGACTGCGTCTGCTGCAAAACCGCGTTCATAACCTGTTCTGGAAGAACCACACGATCACCGCGCAACTGCTGCCCGAGCGCGACGAATCGTGA
- a CDS encoding DUF3300 domain-containing protein, with product MDRGPRALARIIPFATTVDRRARRVSHVLGAALLACCGAFSALSLAQAPAATAPANAAPNAPVPAATLDQLVGPIALYPDDLIAIILPASTYPVEIVQADRFLDQYKANKSLKLNDAWHDPVKALLNYPDIVKNMSSDLDWTINLGEAVVADQSSVLEAIQRFRRQTQSAGHLKSDDKQVVVVEKEVIKIQPADPQVIYVPQYNPQTVVVASAPVTYAYAPTPYPAYYYPYAPGAALATGLIWGAAITAAWNGGHYQTNYGGGGNNNININRERNVERGDRSVERGDRNVERGNINTGDVNRGGGRGQAGGSSAWTPDKKPGQVSGVADRSARTQRVGDPPSRGGAGAGAGAGAGGNRGGAGGGDFGGRGAGGAGGGAGANFAGGGGGANFAGGGAGAQGRPQPSQRPATSAGTREANPRAAQSRGGDAFSGYGSARDAQANSARGAASRQSAQGGGGFSGGGGGRGGGGGFSPRGGGGGGGRGGGGRR from the coding sequence ATGGACCGCGGTCCGCGTGCGCTTGCACGCATCATCCCGTTTGCAACGACAGTCGATAGGCGTGCGCGACGCGTCAGTCACGTGCTGGGCGCAGCGCTGCTCGCGTGCTGCGGCGCGTTCTCTGCTTTGTCGCTGGCGCAGGCACCGGCCGCGACCGCCCCTGCGAACGCCGCCCCAAACGCCCCCGTTCCCGCGGCGACGCTCGACCAACTCGTCGGACCGATCGCGCTATACCCGGATGACCTGATCGCGATCATCCTTCCTGCCTCCACTTATCCCGTGGAAATCGTTCAGGCCGACCGCTTTCTGGATCAGTACAAGGCCAACAAGTCGCTGAAGCTCAACGACGCGTGGCACGATCCGGTGAAGGCGCTGCTGAACTACCCCGACATCGTCAAGAACATGAGCAGCGATCTCGACTGGACCATCAATCTCGGCGAAGCCGTCGTTGCCGATCAGAGTTCGGTGCTCGAGGCGATTCAGCGCTTCCGGCGGCAAACGCAGTCAGCGGGGCATCTGAAATCCGACGACAAGCAGGTCGTGGTCGTCGAGAAAGAAGTGATCAAGATTCAGCCTGCCGATCCGCAGGTGATCTACGTCCCGCAGTACAACCCGCAGACCGTCGTCGTGGCGAGTGCGCCCGTGACCTACGCCTACGCGCCCACGCCGTATCCGGCCTACTACTATCCGTACGCGCCCGGCGCCGCGCTCGCGACGGGGCTGATCTGGGGCGCGGCGATTACCGCTGCCTGGAACGGCGGACACTATCAAACGAATTACGGAGGCGGCGGCAACAACAACATCAATATCAACCGCGAGAGAAATGTCGAACGTGGTGATAGAAGCGTCGAGCGCGGCGATAGAAACGTCGAGCGCGGCAATATCAACACGGGCGACGTCAACCGCGGCGGTGGTCGTGGACAGGCAGGGGGTTCGTCCGCGTGGACCCCGGACAAGAAGCCGGGGCAGGTCAGCGGCGTCGCGGACCGCTCGGCGCGCACGCAACGGGTCGGCGATCCGCCCTCTCGCGGCGGCGCGGGCGCAGGTGCGGGTGCAGGGGCAGGCGGAAATCGTGGCGGTGCGGGCGGCGGCGACTTCGGAGGTCGAGGCGCCGGCGGTGCGGGTGGCGGCGCGGGGGCAAACTTCGCAGGCGGTGGCGGGGGCGCAAACTTCGCGGGCGGTGGCGCGGGCGCGCAAGGGCGGCCGCAGCCGAGCCAGCGTCCGGCGACGTCGGCGGGCACACGGGAAGCGAATCCGCGCGCGGCACAGTCGCGCGGCGGTGACGCGTTCAGCGGCTACGGCTCGGCGCGCGACGCACAGGCCAACAGCGCGCGCGGCGCGGCGAGCCGTCAATCGGCGCAAGGCGGCGGCGGATTTTCCGGCGGTGGCGGCGGACGCGGCGGCGGTGGTGGTTTCTCGCCGCGGGGCGGCGGTGGCGGTGGCGGCCGCGGTGGCGGCGGACGGCGATAA